In Fundidesulfovibrio magnetotacticus, a single window of DNA contains:
- the amrB gene encoding AmmeMemoRadiSam system protein B translates to MIRQPFVAGRFYPAQPDALEREVRACLRGAPPRREEHTLLAMAPHAGYVYSGRVAGLTLAQANLSDNLLLLCPNHTGLGASLAVWDKGRWITPTCVMDVDEPLARALLEAEPRLASDAMAHQREHSLEVLLPFLGQVKPGFRGVPLCVAERSLAALSRAAAAMAGVLRALPGGASLVVSSDMSHFENAERAKSLDFMALEAVLRLDPAGLHEVVRAEGITMCGVLPMTLGLMIALELGAKRAELAAYANSGEVTGDFSSVVGYAGVLVS, encoded by the coding sequence ATGATCCGCCAACCCTTCGTCGCGGGCAGGTTCTACCCCGCTCAGCCCGACGCCCTGGAGCGCGAGGTCCGCGCCTGCCTGCGGGGCGCGCCTCCCAGGCGGGAGGAACACACCTTGCTGGCCATGGCCCCCCACGCGGGCTACGTCTATTCGGGCCGCGTGGCCGGGCTCACCCTGGCCCAGGCCAATCTTTCGGACAACCTCCTGCTCTTGTGCCCCAACCATACCGGCCTGGGCGCTTCCCTGGCCGTGTGGGACAAGGGGCGCTGGATCACGCCCACGTGCGTCATGGATGTGGACGAGCCCCTGGCCCGCGCGCTCCTGGAGGCCGAGCCGCGGCTGGCTTCCGACGCCATGGCGCACCAGCGCGAGCATTCCCTGGAGGTGCTTCTGCCCTTTCTGGGCCAGGTGAAGCCCGGCTTCCGCGGGGTGCCCCTGTGCGTGGCCGAGCGCTCACTGGCCGCGCTCTCCCGGGCGGCGGCCGCCATGGCCGGGGTGCTGCGCGCCCTGCCGGGCGGGGCGAGCCTGGTGGTCTCCTCCGACATGAGCCATTTCGAGAACGCCGAACGCGCCAAAAGCCTTGATTTCATGGCCCTGGAGGCGGTCTTGCGTCTCGATCCGGCCGGGCTCCACGAGGTGGTGCGCGCCGAGGGCATCACCATGTGCGGGGTGCTGCCCATGACCCTGGGCCTTATGATCGCCCTGGAGCTGGGGGCGAAACGGGCCGAACTGGCGGCCTACGCCAACTCGGGCGAGGTCACGGGCGACTTCTCCAGCGTGGTGGGTTATGCGGGCGTGTTGGTGAGCTGA
- a CDS encoding flagellar basal body rod C-terminal domain-containing protein: MSIIPNLNAQALGALTHAAEDTARNLANLSTDGYQPVRTVISSGPATINAISEHSVAFGQTMAEPSFDIATDQKTQERAWVQPYQGGSVDVAREMVNLSSAERAFQANAVAVRTLEQTTGSVLDLMA, encoded by the coding sequence ATGAGCATCATCCCCAACCTCAACGCGCAGGCCCTCGGGGCCCTCACCCACGCCGCCGAGGACACGGCCCGCAACCTGGCCAACCTCTCCACCGACGGCTACCAGCCCGTGCGCACCGTGATCTCCTCTGGACCGGCGACCATCAACGCCATCTCCGAGCACTCCGTGGCCTTCGGCCAGACCATGGCCGAGCCCTCCTTCGACATCGCCACCGACCAGAAAACCCAGGAACGCGCCTGGGTGCAGCCCTATCAGGGCGGAAGCGTGGACGTGGCCCGGGAGATGGTCAACCTCTCCTCCGCCGAGCGCGCCTTCCAGGCCAACGCAGTGGCCGTGCGCACCCTGGAGCAGACCACCGGCTCCGTGCTGGACCTGATGGCCTGA
- a CDS encoding tetratricopeptide repeat protein — MARPIARIAWFLCLCMLLLAAPGGARAQTYALTAGPLADQITLTFPRKAPAPVVVRTGPRRVEALFPAGVKLKAPPQPTGRTRHVAALAAADNVLVLETANESFGFVTTPSGDKGLTIQVFFDPAGAKWKPPAPEPGQAPPGEAPAPAPETPGGTGQAPQAQEQTQPRASVTAPIAGLEQPGAPAPVPPQPTASAQAPVQAPAQPSPSGPAGPAPSQAQVQPRPPAPVQAPIQTPVQAPVQAPVQAQAPSAPSQAPTSAAPTREATGAIGVAAPQAAGPGAWRDARQAPASTGPVPTPGAVPAPASDPEPTPAAPPQAGGVKGSIGGAVQPPEPATPAAPAPGPSPAAPAPSPAAPHSAAPQAVAPSQAPPQAVGGNVGGAIDFSRTAPQGAPAAPAVQQPQAPAAQQPAAPAVQKPQTPAGTKAPQLQTSQNTPLPAPGQPQGAADSKAPASQPVQAPVQQSGQQNPAAAPGQAAQPATPAAPAAPAPAEVKGSIGQALDLSKVEPPVQEAPAQPAPGQQAAAPDGQQPQGGPSPLPAPPAQSQDAPPPAAGQQGPPAKDTLSNTTFFITGEQAFARGDLDKAMEVARLTLEKPETEITNDLREQALYLQAEVLFARNKDKMPEAFVETNDALQQALNFNTKSQRIPRALIKLGAINLKQGNLPEARAYFNLMRNKYGLDEDIPLIDVYWGEHYLEQAKKGDAKANYERAAQAYKDVLQKHPESRFARDAALGLSRTLLELGEYGEASKIVDYVDKRWPRYYVENPSMRRVAADIAYKLGEFEKAKDDYLWFYNLVPDDSANDLVLARLGDVNAKLGKRDAAREFYDMAIRNYPGKEGALMAMMRLAEQGINDAPTLQEMFKAFADPTDIRPDRIYEIIINEYPKSPLAPLALLKLTMWRLYKEQYPETLDLARRFAKTFPGDVLEGQALDLGAQAYAKMVGPLLEEMNYKRILELWRQYPFLAERSNILSDRDRLGVALALYYQGEAKQALEMARTYLDKGPTPDAQKALALVLTILREHQDWPAVLETLQKVASWKMADNPRRALEFAQAMALEHTGQKAKSRLLWARLAADQQLDPAKRAYAVYYQSRTALERQDFEKALLWSTDARFLFKESAKDQGMAQDALLTMIEASQGLGRNREALGLCAEYETEVAQGGPQWGAIRLKTAALHRALGDLDSWRSVLQKLRDADPNGLYGRMAASELAARSLQESAGRLAGPP, encoded by the coding sequence ATGGCGCGCCCCATTGCCAGGATCGCCTGGTTCCTCTGCCTGTGTATGCTCCTCCTCGCGGCCCCCGGCGGCGCTCGAGCCCAGACCTACGCCCTCACGGCCGGACCCTTGGCCGACCAGATCACCCTCACGTTCCCGCGCAAGGCCCCGGCCCCCGTGGTGGTGCGCACCGGCCCCCGGCGCGTGGAGGCCCTCTTCCCGGCAGGGGTGAAGCTCAAGGCCCCGCCCCAGCCGACGGGCAGGACGCGCCACGTGGCGGCCCTCGCGGCGGCGGACAACGTGCTCGTGCTGGAAACCGCCAACGAATCCTTCGGCTTCGTGACCACCCCCTCCGGCGACAAGGGCCTGACCATCCAGGTGTTCTTCGATCCGGCAGGGGCCAAGTGGAAGCCTCCCGCGCCGGAGCCCGGACAGGCCCCGCCGGGGGAGGCCCCGGCCCCCGCACCGGAAACGCCAGGCGGGACCGGACAGGCCCCCCAGGCCCAGGAGCAGACCCAGCCCCGGGCCTCCGTGACGGCCCCCATCGCCGGGCTGGAACAGCCGGGCGCGCCCGCGCCCGTGCCGCCCCAGCCGACAGCCTCGGCACAGGCGCCCGTGCAGGCTCCGGCCCAGCCGTCGCCGTCCGGCCCGGCCGGTCCCGCTCCCTCCCAGGCTCAGGTGCAGCCCCGGCCGCCCGCGCCCGTGCAGGCCCCGATCCAGACCCCCGTGCAGGCTCCTGTCCAAGCCCCCGTGCAGGCCCAGGCTCCGTCCGCGCCTTCTCAGGCTCCCACTTCCGCCGCCCCCACGCGGGAGGCCACGGGGGCCATCGGCGTGGCCGCGCCCCAGGCCGCCGGTCCCGGCGCGTGGCGCGACGCCAGGCAGGCCCCGGCTTCCACGGGTCCTGTCCCGACGCCGGGCGCCGTGCCGGCCCCGGCGTCCGACCCAGAACCCACCCCGGCCGCCCCGCCGCAAGCGGGCGGCGTCAAAGGGAGCATCGGCGGCGCGGTGCAGCCTCCCGAGCCCGCCACGCCCGCTGCTCCGGCTCCTGGCCCGAGCCCCGCCGCCCCCGCGCCGTCCCCGGCCGCCCCCCACAGCGCCGCCCCTCAGGCCGTGGCTCCGTCCCAGGCCCCCCCCCAGGCCGTCGGAGGCAACGTGGGCGGGGCCATCGATTTCTCGCGCACCGCCCCTCAGGGCGCTCCCGCAGCCCCGGCCGTCCAGCAGCCCCAAGCCCCGGCCGCCCAGCAACCCGCAGCTCCGGCTGTTCAGAAGCCCCAAACCCCGGCCGGGACCAAGGCCCCGCAGCTGCAAACCTCCCAGAATACCCCGCTGCCCGCGCCCGGGCAGCCACAGGGAGCGGCCGACTCCAAGGCCCCAGCGTCGCAGCCCGTTCAAGCGCCTGTCCAGCAATCCGGGCAGCAGAACCCGGCCGCCGCGCCCGGGCAGGCGGCGCAGCCCGCGACCCCGGCCGCGCCTGCCGCTCCGGCTCCGGCGGAAGTGAAGGGCAGCATCGGGCAGGCCCTGGACCTTTCCAAGGTCGAGCCCCCCGTGCAGGAGGCCCCGGCGCAGCCCGCTCCAGGGCAGCAGGCCGCCGCCCCCGACGGCCAGCAGCCTCAGGGCGGCCCGTCGCCGCTGCCCGCGCCCCCTGCCCAGAGCCAGGATGCGCCGCCGCCTGCCGCCGGGCAACAGGGGCCGCCCGCCAAGGACACCCTTTCCAACACCACCTTCTTCATCACCGGCGAGCAGGCTTTCGCCCGGGGCGACCTGGACAAGGCCATGGAAGTGGCCCGCCTCACCCTGGAGAAGCCCGAGACCGAGATCACCAACGACCTGCGCGAGCAGGCCCTCTATCTCCAGGCCGAAGTGCTCTTCGCCCGCAACAAGGACAAGATGCCCGAGGCCTTCGTGGAGACCAACGACGCCCTCCAGCAGGCCCTGAACTTCAACACCAAGTCCCAGCGCATCCCGCGCGCGCTCATCAAGCTGGGGGCCATCAACCTCAAGCAGGGAAACCTTCCCGAGGCCAGGGCCTACTTCAACCTCATGCGCAACAAGTACGGCCTCGACGAGGACATCCCCCTCATCGACGTGTACTGGGGCGAGCACTACCTCGAACAGGCCAAGAAGGGCGACGCGAAGGCCAACTACGAACGCGCCGCCCAGGCCTACAAGGACGTGCTCCAGAAACACCCCGAAAGCCGCTTCGCGCGCGACGCGGCCCTGGGCCTCTCGCGCACCCTCCTGGAACTGGGCGAATACGGCGAGGCTTCCAAGATCGTGGACTACGTGGACAAGCGCTGGCCGCGCTACTACGTGGAGAATCCCTCCATGCGTCGCGTGGCGGCCGACATCGCCTACAAGCTGGGCGAGTTCGAGAAGGCAAAGGACGACTACCTCTGGTTCTACAACCTCGTCCCCGATGACAGCGCCAACGACCTCGTCCTCGCCCGTCTGGGCGACGTGAACGCCAAGCTCGGCAAGCGTGATGCGGCCCGCGAATTCTACGACATGGCCATCCGCAACTACCCCGGCAAGGAAGGCGCGCTCATGGCCATGATGCGCCTGGCGGAGCAGGGCATCAACGACGCCCCCACCCTCCAGGAGATGTTCAAGGCCTTCGCGGACCCCACGGACATCCGGCCGGACCGCATCTACGAGATCATCATCAACGAATATCCCAAGAGCCCGCTGGCCCCCCTGGCCCTGCTCAAGCTGACCATGTGGCGGCTTTACAAGGAGCAGTATCCCGAAACCCTCGATCTGGCCCGGCGCTTCGCCAAGACCTTCCCCGGCGACGTCCTGGAGGGCCAGGCCCTGGACTTGGGCGCTCAGGCCTACGCCAAGATGGTGGGGCCGCTCCTGGAGGAGATGAACTACAAGCGCATTCTGGAACTCTGGAGGCAGTACCCCTTCCTGGCCGAGCGCAGCAACATCCTCTCCGATCGCGACCGCCTCGGCGTGGCCCTGGCCCTGTACTACCAGGGCGAGGCCAAGCAGGCCCTGGAAATGGCCAGAACCTACCTGGACAAAGGCCCCACGCCGGACGCCCAGAAGGCCCTGGCCCTCGTTCTGACCATCCTGCGCGAGCACCAGGATTGGCCCGCCGTCCTGGAGACGCTCCAGAAGGTCGCCTCCTGGAAGATGGCCGACAACCCGCGCCGCGCCCTGGAGTTCGCCCAGGCCATGGCCCTGGAGCACACGGGCCAGAAGGCCAAGTCCCGCCTGCTCTGGGCCAGGCTCGCCGCCGACCAGCAGCTCGATCCGGCCAAGCGCGCCTACGCCGTCTACTACCAGTCCCGCACGGCCCTGGAGCGCCAGGACTTCGAGAAGGCCCTGCTCTGGTCCACCGACGCGCGCTTCCTCTTCAAGGAGTCCGCCAAGGACCAGGGCATGGCCCAGGACGCCCTGCTCACCATGATCGAGGCCAGCCAGGGCCTGGGACGCAACCGCGAGGCCCTGGGCCTGTGCGCCGAGTATGAAACCGAAGTGGCCCAGGGTGGGCCGCAGTGGGGGGCCATCCGACTCAAGACCGCCGCCCTGCACCGCGCCCTTGGCGACCTGGACTCCTGGCGCTCCGTGTTGCAGAAGCTGCGCGACGCCGATCCCAACGGCCTCTACGGCCGCATGGCCGCCTCGGAGCTGGCCGCGCGCTCGCTGCAGGAGAGCGCGGGCAGGCTGGCCGGACCTCCCTGA
- a CDS encoding sigma-54 interaction domain-containing protein yields MELNTSGIIGKSPALTGVFTVLSKVAPTDSTVLVTGESGTGKELLVRALHANSRRRDKPFVPVNCGAIPRELLESELFGHEKGAFTHAIRNRAGRFELADGGTIFLDEIGEMDLSLQVKILRVLQEKEFERVGGTRTMKVDVRIVAATNRDLEAEVAAGRFREDLFYRLNVIPLHLPPLRERGEDVLLLSRCFLERFCAQKERPVLAVPAETSSVFLSYSWPGNVRELENLMERLSILCDEDHIRPEDLPRKIWDDVGKAPPAPAAVPAARPAGFDWPVVADLKAKGMGLKEFLDEIEERLLAESLEMAGGVKNQAAEILGIKRTTLIEKLKKKNMLGA; encoded by the coding sequence ATGGAATTGAACACCTCGGGCATCATCGGCAAGAGCCCGGCCCTGACCGGCGTGTTCACGGTGCTCTCCAAGGTGGCCCCGACGGATTCCACGGTGCTCGTCACGGGGGAGTCGGGCACGGGCAAGGAACTCCTGGTGCGGGCGCTGCACGCCAACAGCCGCCGCCGAGACAAGCCCTTCGTGCCGGTGAACTGCGGGGCCATCCCCAGGGAACTGCTGGAGTCGGAGCTTTTCGGGCACGAGAAGGGGGCCTTCACCCACGCCATCCGCAACCGCGCGGGCCGCTTCGAGTTGGCCGACGGCGGCACCATCTTCCTCGACGAGATCGGCGAGATGGACCTCTCGCTCCAGGTGAAGATCCTGCGCGTGCTCCAGGAGAAGGAGTTCGAGCGCGTGGGCGGCACGCGCACCATGAAGGTGGACGTGCGCATCGTGGCCGCCACCAACCGCGACCTGGAGGCCGAGGTGGCCGCCGGGCGCTTCCGCGAAGACCTCTTCTACCGCCTGAACGTCATCCCCCTGCACCTGCCCCCGCTGCGCGAGCGCGGCGAGGACGTGCTCCTGCTTTCGCGCTGCTTCCTGGAGCGCTTCTGCGCCCAGAAGGAGCGCCCGGTGCTGGCGGTGCCCGCCGAAACGTCCTCGGTGTTCCTGAGCTATTCCTGGCCCGGCAACGTGCGCGAGCTGGAAAACCTCATGGAGCGCCTTTCCATCCTCTGCGACGAGGACCACATCCGCCCCGAGGACCTGCCCCGCAAGATCTGGGACGACGTGGGCAAGGCCCCGCCCGCCCCGGCAGCAGTCCCGGCGGCCAGGCCCGCCGGGTTCGACTGGCCCGTGGTGGCCGACCTCAAGGCCAAGGGCATGGGCCTCAAGGAGTTCCTCGACGAAATCGAGGAGCGCCTGCTGGCCGAGTCCCTGGAGATGGCCGGGGGTGTGAAGAACCAGGCCGCCGAGATCCTGGGCATCAAGCGGACCACGCTCATCGAAAAGCTCAAGAAGAAAAACATGCTGGGGGCCTAA
- a CDS encoding TVP38/TMEM64 family protein has protein sequence MGSWRRALPWWLLAAVLVLAFAAWGASADEVLDAAREWSLRHRAFVQANAAACWLGMLAAGSVAINCPIPVAALLKVLAGFFFGLEAGVALNVAMSLSGGLAGLAATRHLFYRSLHARFGRTLAKASLEMARNGFWYVLSARLLMVTPFFLVNVAAGLSGIRKRRFLLATGLGVLPSSFIYALTGGRLEQVRTVSDFASSDFALAMGLLAVCAVLPALARRRG, from the coding sequence ATGGGTTCCTGGCGTCGCGCCCTGCCCTGGTGGCTCCTGGCGGCCGTGCTGGTCCTGGCCTTCGCGGCCTGGGGGGCCAGCGCCGACGAGGTTCTGGACGCGGCCCGCGAGTGGTCCCTGCGCCACCGGGCCTTTGTGCAGGCCAATGCGGCGGCCTGTTGGCTGGGTATGCTGGCGGCGGGGAGCGTGGCCATCAACTGCCCCATCCCCGTGGCCGCCCTGCTGAAGGTGCTGGCGGGCTTCTTTTTCGGGCTGGAGGCCGGGGTCGCCCTCAACGTGGCCATGTCCCTCTCCGGGGGGCTGGCGGGGCTTGCGGCCACGCGCCATCTGTTCTACCGCTCCCTCCACGCCCGTTTCGGGCGAACGCTGGCCAAGGCCAGCCTGGAGATGGCCCGCAACGGATTCTGGTATGTGCTCTCGGCCAGGCTGCTCATGGTCACGCCGTTCTTCCTGGTCAACGTGGCGGCCGGGCTCTCGGGAATCCGCAAAAGGCGCTTCCTGCTGGCCACGGGCCTGGGCGTGCTGCCAAGCTCCTTCATCTACGCCCTCACGGGCGGCAGGCTGGAGCAGGTGCGCACGGTTTCGGACTTCGCCAGTTCGGACTTCGCCCTGGCCATGGGGCTCCTGGCCGTCTGTGCCGTGTTGCCCGCGCTGGCGCGCCGCAGGGGATGA
- a CDS encoding SDR family NAD(P)-dependent oxidoreductase → MLLKDKTLIITGASMGVGRALAEALAVLGSRLVLNARGAEDLEDAWHACDMVGAQAVAVPGDASKATTARALLEAAQSLGDFVGFVHCAGVLNPGPHVWEMDCAGFDEVFSSNVKGGWILARHCVPVLRKAGSGLAVFVGSGAASVVQPGMGLYCAAKAAEEHLCRQLAAEAPWLTCFVYRPGLVDTRMQHQARNALGGGAEALRALFRPWKERGRLIMPEESAMGLMRLLLGEWKDLSGHTFDMRDSDAPVF, encoded by the coding sequence ATGCTGCTCAAGGACAAGACGCTCATCATCACCGGAGCCTCCATGGGCGTGGGCCGGGCCCTGGCCGAGGCCCTTGCCGTGCTGGGCTCGCGCCTGGTGCTCAATGCGCGCGGGGCGGAAGACCTGGAGGACGCCTGGCACGCCTGCGACATGGTGGGCGCGCAGGCGGTTGCCGTGCCCGGCGACGCCTCCAAGGCCACCACGGCGCGCGCCCTGCTGGAGGCGGCCCAGTCCCTGGGCGATTTCGTGGGCTTCGTGCACTGCGCGGGCGTGCTCAACCCGGGCCCCCACGTCTGGGAGATGGACTGCGCGGGCTTCGACGAGGTGTTCTCCTCCAACGTGAAGGGCGGCTGGATTCTGGCCCGGCACTGCGTGCCTGTGCTGCGCAAGGCGGGCTCCGGGCTGGCGGTGTTCGTGGGGTCGGGAGCGGCGTCGGTGGTGCAGCCCGGAATGGGGCTCTACTGCGCGGCCAAGGCCGCCGAGGAGCACCTCTGCCGCCAGCTGGCCGCCGAGGCCCCGTGGCTCACCTGCTTCGTCTACAGGCCGGGGCTGGTGGACACGCGCATGCAGCACCAGGCCCGCAACGCCCTGGGCGGCGGCGCCGAAGCCCTGCGCGCTCTTTTCCGCCCCTGGAAGGAGCGCGGACGCCTGATCATGCCCGAAGAGTCGGCCATGGGGCTCATGCGCCTGCTCCTGGGCGAGTGGAAAGACCTCTCGGGCCACACCTTCGACATGCGCGACAGCGACGCCCCGGTGTTTTAA